In one Melaminivora jejuensis genomic region, the following are encoded:
- a CDS encoding TRAP transporter large permease subunit — protein sequence MEFLTSNFAPIMFAGLALFLILGFPVAFSLGACGLFFGLLGIELGVFPASILAWLPERLIGIMANDTLLAVPFFTLMGLILERSGMAEDLLDSVGQVFGPLRGGLALAVIFVGALLAATTGVVAASVISMGLISMPIMLRYGYSRPLTSGVIAASGTLSQIIPPSLVLIIMADQLGKSVGDMYKGAFTPALILVGLYVLWVVFLAIFKPQAVPALPPEARTLREKDGSAGYPSLAAVLLISALVAWVLESHMADIHTWWEGRLVEFVPTDEKVVVAACGGAFVAWLIAVANRVLRLGLLSQLAERVTFVLIPPLLLIFLVLGTIFLGVASPTEGGAMGAVGALIMALARGRLNFRLLTQALASTTRLASFVMFILIGATMFSMVFQAADGPRWVEHLLADLPGGQVGFLIVVNLMIFFLAFFLDYFELSFIVVPLLAPVAEKLGVDLIWFGVLLAVNMQTSFLHPPFGFALFFLRSVAPEKPYVDHVTGKLMEPVTTMQIYRGAIPFLILQLTMVGILIAFPSLVTGSLDKKVEVNMDAVGAQMLDSLNQDDGGYGADEEAAPESDAPAMPEPAPAEEGAAAEDDPFKAIQEAVDGASAPQEPASQ from the coding sequence ATGGAATTTCTCACCTCCAACTTCGCCCCGATCATGTTCGCGGGCCTGGCCCTGTTTCTGATCCTGGGCTTTCCCGTGGCCTTCAGCCTGGGCGCCTGCGGCCTGTTCTTCGGCCTGCTGGGCATAGAGCTGGGCGTTTTCCCCGCCTCCATCCTGGCCTGGCTGCCTGAACGCCTGATCGGCATCATGGCCAACGACACGCTGCTGGCCGTGCCCTTTTTCACGCTGATGGGCCTGATCCTGGAGAGAAGCGGCATGGCCGAGGACTTGCTCGACTCGGTCGGCCAGGTCTTCGGGCCGCTGCGCGGCGGCCTGGCGCTGGCCGTGATCTTCGTCGGCGCGCTGCTGGCCGCCACCACCGGTGTGGTCGCCGCCTCGGTCATCTCGATGGGCCTGATCTCCATGCCCATCATGCTGCGCTACGGCTACAGCCGGCCGCTGACCAGCGGCGTGATCGCCGCCTCGGGCACGCTGTCGCAGATCATCCCGCCGTCGCTGGTGCTGATCATCATGGCCGACCAGCTGGGCAAGAGCGTGGGCGACATGTACAAGGGCGCCTTCACCCCGGCCCTCATCCTGGTGGGCCTGTACGTGCTGTGGGTGGTCTTCCTGGCCATCTTCAAGCCCCAGGCCGTGCCGGCGCTGCCGCCCGAGGCGCGCACGCTGCGCGAGAAAGACGGCAGCGCCGGCTACCCCTCGCTAGCGGCGGTGCTGCTGATCTCGGCGCTGGTGGCCTGGGTGCTGGAGTCGCACATGGCCGACATCCACACCTGGTGGGAGGGCCGCCTGGTGGAGTTCGTGCCGACCGATGAAAAAGTGGTGGTCGCCGCCTGCGGCGGCGCCTTCGTGGCCTGGCTGATCGCCGTGGCCAACCGCGTGCTGCGCCTGGGCCTGCTGTCGCAACTGGCCGAGCGCGTGACCTTCGTGCTGATCCCGCCGCTGCTGCTGATCTTCCTGGTGCTGGGCACTATCTTCCTGGGCGTGGCCTCGCCCACCGAGGGCGGCGCCATGGGCGCGGTGGGCGCGCTAATCATGGCCCTGGCCCGGGGCCGGCTGAACTTCAGGCTGCTCACCCAGGCACTGGCCTCGACCACGCGGCTGGCCTCGTTCGTGATGTTCATCCTGATCGGCGCGACCATGTTCAGCATGGTCTTCCAGGCCGCTGACGGCCCGCGCTGGGTCGAGCACCTGCTGGCCGACCTGCCCGGCGGCCAGGTGGGCTTTCTGATCGTCGTGAACCTGATGATCTTCTTCCTGGCCTTCTTCCTGGATTACTTCGAGTTGTCCTTCATCGTCGTGCCGCTGCTGGCGCCGGTGGCGGAAAAGCTGGGCGTCGATCTGATCTGGTTTGGCGTGCTGCTGGCGGTGAACATGCAGACCTCCTTCCTGCACCCGCCGTTCGGCTTCGCGCTGTTCTTCCTGCGCTCGGTGGCGCCCGAGAAGCCCTATGTCGATCACGTGACCGGCAAGCTCATGGAGCCGGTGACCACCATGCAGATCTATCGTGGCGCGATTCCCTTCCTGATCCTGCAGCTGACCATGGTCGGCATCCTGATCGCCTTCCCCAGCTTGGTCACGGGCAGCCTGGACAAGAAGGTCGAGGTCAACATGGACGCCGTGGGCGCGCAGATGCTCGACAGCCTGAACCAGGACGATGGCGGCTACGGCGCGGACGAGGAGGCTGCAC
- a CDS encoding TRAP transporter small permease subunit, producing MQALLALSRAIDRLNAFVGKYCIWLIFAATVISAANAVIRKLFNYSSNAFLEVQWYLYAWSFLIAAGYTLLQREHVRIDVLNSRLSKRTQVWIDIFGFIFFLTPVCILVLWLGVPMLISKFQSGEVSGNPGGLIRWPVWVALPVGFALLMLQGWSELIKRIAFLKGQGPDPMGRLSDKSDEQALIEALRQQAEQERQAAAGAPTPAAR from the coding sequence ATGCAGGCTCTACTTGCCCTGTCCAGGGCCATCGACAGGCTGAACGCCTTCGTCGGCAAATATTGCATCTGGCTGATTTTTGCCGCCACCGTCATCAGCGCCGCCAATGCGGTGATCCGCAAACTCTTCAACTACAGCTCCAACGCCTTCCTGGAAGTGCAGTGGTACCTGTATGCCTGGTCGTTCCTGATCGCCGCCGGCTACACGCTGCTGCAGCGCGAGCACGTGCGCATCGACGTGCTCAACAGCCGCCTGTCCAAGCGCACCCAGGTCTGGATCGACATCTTCGGCTTCATCTTCTTCCTCACGCCGGTATGCATCCTGGTGCTGTGGCTGGGCGTGCCCATGCTGATCAGCAAGTTCCAGTCGGGCGAGGTCTCGGGCAACCCCGGCGGGCTGATCCGCTGGCCGGTGTGGGTGGCGCTGCCCGTGGGCTTTGCGCTGCTGATGCTGCAGGGCTGGTCGGAGCTGATCAAGCGCATCGCCTTCCTCAAGGGCCAGGGGCCTGATCCCATGGGCCGACTGTCCGACAAGAGCGACGAGCAGGCGCTGATCGAGGCCTTGCGCCAGCAGGCCGAGCAGGAACGCCAGGCCGCTGCCGGCGCCCCCACTCCTGCCGCCCGCTGA
- the modC gene encoding molybdenum ABC transporter ATP-binding protein: MSTSDTDGHAGAIQARLRLQRPGFTLDVDLQLPGSGVTALFGPSGCGKTSVLRAIAGLERAAGRVQVGAALWQDDATRQWLPTHRRQLGYVFQEASLFAHLNVQRNIDYGRRRLPAQRRGSVPLEHIIGLLGLEPLMGRMPQALSGGERQRVAIARALAASPRVLLMDEPLAALDGARKAEVLPYLERLQRTLDIPVLYVSHAPEEVARLATHLVLLQDGRVLGQGTPAELMARLDLPLAHGDAAGALVQGRALAWDARDHLLSVAFDGGVLHLAGHHSRPAGEPLRLRVLARDVSLARSAPQGSTILNALPARIVYIAPDAPGQVLVALQLGGTRLLARISQRSQRELALAPGDAVFAQVKSVALVD; encoded by the coding sequence ATGAGCACCTCTGACACCGATGGCCACGCCGGCGCCATCCAGGCGCGCCTGCGCCTGCAGCGCCCGGGCTTCACGCTGGATGTCGATCTGCAACTGCCGGGCAGCGGCGTGACGGCGCTGTTCGGCCCCTCTGGCTGCGGCAAGACCAGCGTGCTGCGCGCCATCGCCGGGCTGGAGCGCGCCGCTGGCCGGGTGCAGGTCGGCGCCGCACTGTGGCAGGACGACGCCACGCGCCAATGGCTGCCCACGCACCGCCGCCAGCTCGGCTATGTCTTTCAGGAAGCCAGCCTGTTCGCCCATCTCAACGTCCAGCGCAACATCGACTATGGCCGCCGGCGCCTGCCGGCGCAGCGCCGGGGCAGCGTGCCGCTGGAGCACATCATCGGGCTGCTCGGCCTGGAGCCGCTGATGGGGCGGATGCCGCAGGCCCTGTCCGGCGGCGAGCGCCAGCGCGTGGCGATTGCCCGGGCGCTGGCCGCCAGCCCGCGCGTGCTGCTGATGGACGAGCCGCTGGCCGCGCTGGACGGCGCGCGCAAGGCCGAAGTCCTGCCCTATCTGGAGCGGCTGCAGCGCACGCTTGACATTCCCGTGCTCTACGTCAGCCACGCACCCGAGGAAGTGGCGCGCCTGGCCACGCATCTGGTGCTGCTGCAGGACGGGCGGGTACTCGGCCAGGGCACGCCCGCCGAGCTGATGGCCCGGCTCGACCTGCCGCTGGCGCACGGCGACGCCGCCGGCGCGCTGGTACAAGGCCGGGCGCTGGCGTGGGACGCGCGCGACCATCTGCTGAGCGTGGCCTTCGACGGCGGCGTGCTGCACCTGGCCGGCCATCACAGCCGCCCGGCAGGCGAGCCGCTGCGCCTGCGCGTGTTGGCGCGCGACGTCAGCCTGGCACGCAGCGCACCGCAGGGCAGCACCATCCTGAATGCGCTGCCGGCGCGCATCGTGTACATCGCCCCCGACGCCCCTGGGCAGGTGCTGGTGGCCCTGCAGCTTGGCGGCACGCGGCTGCTGGCGCGCATCTCGCAACGCTCGCAGCGCGAACTGGCGCTGGCGCCGGGCGACGCCGTCTTTGCCCAGGTCAAGAGCGTGGCCCTGGTGGATTGA
- a CDS encoding ISAs1 family transposase, translated as MSLLQLLQQIPDPRVQRTRRHELIDLLAIALCATVAGADNWIETVEFAQAHQAWLQRFLRLPCGIASHDTFARVFRRLDPQALEQVLQQWLQGMSASASGHAAIDGKSVRSAHRKGKGAHHSLHLVSAWASEQRLLLGQRKVDGKSNEITAIPELLKLLDIGGCTITIDAMGCQKAIAKQIADQGAHYVLSLKGNQRHMFNVCKKHFESAEADRGQQTFSDSDKGHGRIETRKYQVSALPPALQRAAQHWPQLQSVVRVVRTRQLPGQERVSEQTSYYLSSLSAHTSAQQMAQYIRGHWSVENQLHWSLDVGMGDDSGLSQKDHAAHNQALLRRMAQQMLQADTSVKAGLKAKRKRAGWDLTYLERVMELCI; from the coding sequence TTGAGCCTGCTGCAACTGCTCCAACAAATTCCCGATCCCCGTGTGCAGCGCACCCGCCGCCATGAGCTCATCGACTTGCTGGCTATCGCCCTGTGCGCTACTGTCGCCGGAGCAGACAACTGGATCGAGACGGTGGAGTTTGCCCAGGCCCACCAGGCCTGGCTGCAACGCTTTTTGCGCCTGCCTTGCGGCATTGCCTCACACGACACCTTCGCGCGGGTCTTTCGCCGCCTAGATCCGCAGGCACTCGAACAGGTCTTGCAGCAATGGCTCCAGGGTATGTCTGCGAGCGCCTCGGGCCATGCGGCCATCGATGGCAAGAGCGTGCGCAGCGCCCACCGCAAGGGCAAGGGTGCGCACCACAGTTTGCATTTGGTCAGCGCCTGGGCATCTGAGCAGCGCTTGCTGCTGGGCCAGCGCAAGGTCGATGGCAAGAGCAACGAGATCACGGCCATTCCTGAGTTGCTCAAGTTGTTGGACATTGGTGGGTGCACCATCACCATCGATGCCATGGGCTGCCAAAAAGCCATTGCCAAGCAAATCGCCGACCAAGGTGCCCACTACGTGCTCAGCCTCAAGGGCAATCAGCGGCACATGTTCAACGTGTGCAAGAAACACTTTGAAAGCGCTGAAGCTGACAGGGGCCAGCAAACGTTCAGTGACTCAGACAAAGGCCACGGGCGCATCGAGACGCGCAAGTACCAGGTGTCGGCACTGCCGCCGGCGCTGCAGCGTGCGGCCCAGCACTGGCCCCAGCTGCAAAGCGTGGTGCGCGTGGTGCGCACGCGCCAACTGCCAGGCCAAGAGCGAGTCAGCGAACAAACGAGCTACTACCTCAGTAGCCTGAGCGCACACACCAGCGCCCAGCAAATGGCGCAATACATCCGGGGGCACTGGAGCGTGGAAAACCAGCTGCACTGGAGCCTGGATGTGGGCATGGGCGACGACAGCGGTCTGAGTCAGAAAGACCACGCTGCGCACAACCAAGCGCTGCTCAGGCGCATGGCCCAGCAGATGCTGCAAGCCGACACCAGCGTGAAGGCCGGACTCAAGGCCAAGCGCAAACGCGCGGGCTGGGACTTGACCTACTTGGAGCGGGTCATGGAGCTATGCATTTAG
- the modB gene encoding molybdate ABC transporter permease subunit translates to MSLPVLAPDDWAAIGLTLRLASITTLALLLLGTPLAWWLAHTPSRWRGPVGAVVALPLVLPPTVIGFYLLLLLGPRGWGGQLTEALGLGRLPFTFGGLVVGSIVYSLPFAVQPLQRAFEAVGRRPLEVAACLGAAPLDRFVSVALPLALPGFVTAAVLSFAHTVGEFGVILMLGGNIPGATRVVSVQIYDHVEAMEYARAHWLAGGMVLFSFAVLVLLQWLQPRGAHTP, encoded by the coding sequence ATGAGCCTGCCCGTGCTGGCGCCCGACGACTGGGCCGCCATCGGCCTGACGCTGCGGCTGGCCAGCATCACCACGCTGGCGCTCTTGCTGCTGGGTACGCCCCTGGCCTGGTGGCTGGCGCATACGCCCTCGCGCTGGCGCGGGCCGGTGGGCGCGGTGGTGGCGCTGCCGCTGGTGCTGCCGCCCACCGTCATCGGCTTTTACCTGCTGCTGCTGCTGGGGCCACGCGGCTGGGGCGGGCAGTTGACCGAGGCGCTGGGCCTGGGCCGGCTGCCCTTCACCTTTGGCGGACTGGTGGTCGGCTCCATCGTCTATTCCCTGCCCTTTGCCGTGCAGCCGCTGCAGCGTGCCTTCGAGGCTGTCGGTCGCCGTCCGCTGGAGGTCGCGGCCTGCCTGGGCGCGGCGCCGCTGGATCGCTTCGTCAGCGTGGCGCTGCCGCTGGCGCTGCCGGGCTTCGTCACCGCCGCCGTGCTCAGTTTTGCCCATACGGTGGGCGAGTTCGGCGTGATCCTGATGCTGGGCGGCAACATCCCGGGCGCAACGCGCGTGGTTTCGGTGCAGATCTACGACCACGTGGAGGCCATGGAATACGCCCGCGCGCACTGGCTGGCCGGCGGCATGGTGCTGTTTTCCTTCGCCGTGCTGGTGCTGCTGCAGTGGCTGCAGCCCCGGGGAGCGCACACGCCATGA
- the modA gene encoding molybdate ABC transporter substrate-binding protein, with the protein MSVQLPSSMRPLALAAALLAGAAGVHAAEVSVAVAANFTAPMQKIAAAFEHDTGHKAQLAFGATGKFYAQIANGAPFQILLAADDATPSKLAREGLGDGATQFTYAIGQLALWSRQAGYVDDQGEVLKKIDWRHIAIANPRLAPYGAAAMQVLEQLKLVQQVQPRVVQGENIAQTWQFAASGNAELGFVALSQIMEDGKLREGSAWLVPASLHSPIRQDAIALKGAQGNTAADALLQYLRGDKARAIIRSYGYGF; encoded by the coding sequence ATGTCCGTCCAACTCCCCTCCTCCATGCGCCCGCTGGCGCTGGCCGCCGCCCTGCTGGCCGGCGCTGCTGGTGTCCACGCCGCTGAAGTCAGCGTCGCCGTGGCGGCCAACTTCACCGCGCCCATGCAGAAGATCGCCGCTGCTTTCGAGCACGACACTGGGCATAAGGCGCAACTGGCATTCGGCGCCACGGGCAAGTTCTACGCCCAGATCGCCAACGGCGCGCCGTTCCAGATCCTGCTGGCCGCCGACGACGCCACGCCCAGCAAGCTGGCCCGCGAAGGCCTGGGCGACGGTGCCACGCAGTTCACCTACGCCATCGGCCAACTGGCGCTGTGGAGCCGCCAGGCGGGCTATGTCGATGACCAGGGCGAGGTGCTCAAAAAGATCGACTGGCGCCACATCGCCATCGCCAATCCGCGCCTGGCGCCCTACGGCGCAGCCGCCATGCAAGTGCTGGAGCAGCTCAAGCTGGTGCAACAGGTGCAGCCGCGCGTGGTGCAGGGCGAGAACATCGCACAGACCTGGCAGTTCGCCGCTTCGGGCAATGCCGAGCTGGGCTTTGTCGCGCTGTCGCAGATCATGGAGGATGGCAAACTGCGCGAAGGCTCGGCCTGGCTGGTGCCGGCCAGCCTGCACAGCCCCATCCGCCAGGACGCCATCGCCCTCAAGGGCGCCCAGGGCAACACCGCTGCCGATGCCCTGCTGCAGTACCTGCGCGGCGACAAGGCGCGCGCCATCATCCGCAGCTACGGCTACGGTTTTTGA